In the Novosphingobium sp. 9 genome, one interval contains:
- a CDS encoding acetamidase/formamidase family protein, translating into MRITTNVYPKEQRRDAWRFALKRLSITLDEVDEATLYGELIQFRSGTDIAFTRVTGTAQSWSVDFRDQPATYWLVMVLDGQASVRDGTQTLTMGDGDIICGKGDTPVHFAFSGDNRSLVVQVPHSEISQRLKGPIGSAPRKIATDGGAARVFGGMLRSLADAISDITPDQARPVELAFPEFLVTALLDNAPPKAMGGAAGMRAALLERIFQTIEIRLSDPNLNYQMVAAEHGISPRYLQKLFESINDSFGHYVKVRRLERCRLDLRSPLHVQKSISDILFEWGFNDSASFSRAFREQYCISPREYRKAPAEALEETKTLRRGRPARRASAAREDDGLPADDGLDAVEDIADEATAPAPDAVPTRLPVHPAASRHHVLPATPENVHWGYFSRNLKPALTVCSGDFVTIETLTHHANDDPERMVEGDPGVESVYHWDEHGKTIERRGAGPMDASAFGRGAGEGFGVHICTGPIAIDGAMPGDLVEVRVLDLKPRPSGNSRYAGKSFGSNAATYWGFHFQDLLTEPRMREVVTIYEVEAAGGRIPTAHAVYSYRWTPQTDPSGVVHERYDYPGVPVDPDTIERNYDILRDVEIPIRPHFGVIAVAPAHSGLVDSVPPASFGGNLDNWRTGPGSRIFLPVQVAGALLSLGDPHASQGDSELCGTAIECSMTGLIQIVHHRAADLTGPLRDVDYPLIETDTEWVVMGFSHPDYLKELGDDAQSEVYKQSSLDAAMRDAFRKARRFLMTTKQLTEDEAISLLSVGVDFGVSQVVNGNYGVHAVIRKALFTG; encoded by the coding sequence TTGCGCATAACGACCAATGTCTACCCCAAGGAGCAGCGCCGGGATGCCTGGCGGTTCGCGCTCAAGCGCCTGTCGATCACGCTCGACGAGGTGGACGAGGCGACGCTTTATGGCGAGCTGATCCAGTTCCGCTCGGGCACCGACATCGCCTTTACCCGCGTGACCGGCACCGCGCAGAGCTGGTCGGTCGATTTCCGCGACCAGCCTGCCACCTACTGGCTGGTCATGGTGCTCGATGGGCAGGCCAGCGTGCGCGACGGCACGCAGACCCTGACGATGGGCGATGGCGATATCATCTGCGGCAAGGGCGACACGCCGGTCCACTTCGCGTTCTCGGGAGACAATCGCAGCCTTGTCGTGCAGGTGCCGCACAGCGAGATCAGCCAGCGCCTGAAAGGGCCGATCGGCAGTGCCCCGCGCAAGATTGCTACCGACGGCGGCGCGGCGCGCGTGTTCGGTGGAATGCTGCGCTCGCTGGCCGACGCGATCAGCGATATCACGCCCGATCAGGCCCGCCCGGTCGAACTGGCGTTCCCCGAATTTCTTGTCACGGCACTGCTCGACAATGCCCCGCCCAAGGCGATGGGCGGTGCGGCAGGCATGCGTGCGGCGCTGCTGGAGCGCATTTTCCAGACCATCGAGATCCGCCTGTCGGACCCCAATCTCAACTACCAGATGGTCGCCGCCGAGCATGGCATTTCGCCGCGCTATCTCCAGAAGCTGTTCGAATCGATCAACGACAGCTTCGGCCACTACGTGAAGGTGCGCCGTCTCGAACGCTGCCGTCTGGACTTGCGCAGCCCGCTCCACGTCCAGAAGTCGATCTCGGATATCCTGTTCGAATGGGGCTTCAACGACAGCGCCTCGTTCAGCCGCGCCTTTCGCGAGCAGTACTGCATCTCTCCGCGCGAATATCGCAAGGCGCCTGCCGAAGCACTCGAAGAGACCAAGACCCTGCGCCGTGGCAGGCCCGCCCGTCGCGCCAGCGCGGCGCGGGAGGACGATGGTCTGCCCGCCGACGATGGCCTCGATGCGGTGGAGGATATCGCCGATGAAGCGACGGCTCCGGCGCCCGATGCCGTGCCCACGCGCCTGCCCGTGCATCCTGCGGCCAGCCGTCACCATGTGCTGCCTGCGACGCCCGAGAACGTCCACTGGGGCTACTTCAGCCGCAACCTGAAACCGGCGCTGACCGTGTGTTCGGGCGATTTCGTCACGATCGAGACGCTGACGCACCACGCCAACGACGATCCCGAGCGCATGGTCGAGGGCGATCCCGGCGTCGAGAGCGTCTATCACTGGGACGAGCACGGCAAGACCATCGAGCGGCGCGGCGCGGGGCCGATGGACGCCTCCGCTTTCGGGCGCGGCGCGGGCGAGGGCTTCGGCGTGCATATCTGCACCGGCCCCATCGCCATCGACGGCGCGATGCCGGGCGATCTGGTCGAAGTGCGCGTGCTCGATCTCAAGCCCCGGCCCAGCGGCAACTCGCGCTATGCGGGCAAGTCGTTCGGATCGAACGCGGCAACCTACTGGGGTTTCCATTTTCAGGACCTGCTCACCGAACCGCGCATGCGCGAGGTTGTGACGATCTACGAGGTCGAAGCCGCAGGCGGGCGCATCCCGACCGCCCACGCGGTCTATTCCTATCGCTGGACACCGCAGACCGACCCTTCGGGCGTGGTCCACGAGCGCTACGACTATCCCGGCGTGCCGGTCGATCCCGACACCATCGAGCGCAACTACGATATCCTGCGCGATGTCGAAATCCCGATCCGCCCGCATTTCGGGGTGATCGCGGTGGCGCCCGCGCACAGCGGTCTGGTCGACTCGGTGCCGCCCGCCTCGTTCGGCGGCAATCTCGACAACTGGCGCACCGGCCCCGGCTCACGCATCTTCCTGCCGGTGCAGGTGGCAGGCGCGCTGCTGTCGCTCGGCGATCCCCATGCCTCGCAAGGCGACAGCGAACTGTGCGGCACCGCCATCGAGTGTTCGATGACCGGGCTGATCCAGATCGTCCATCACCGCGCGGCGGATCTGACCGGGCCGTTACGCGATGTCGATTATCCGCTGATCGAGACCGATACTGAATGGGTGGTGATGGGCTTCAGCCATCCCGACTACCTCAAGGAACTGGGCGACGATGCGCAGAGCGAGGTCTACAAGCAAAGCTCGCTCGATGCCGCCATGCGCGATGCCTTCCGCAAGGCCCGCCGCTTCCTGATGACCACCAAGCAACTGACGGAGGACGAGGCGATCTCGCTCCTGTCAGTCGGCGTGGATTTCGGGGTAAGTCAGGTGGTGAACGGCAACTACGGCGTCCACGCGGTGATCCGCAAGGCGCTGTTCACGGGGTGA
- a CDS encoding aromatic ring-hydroxylating oxygenase subunit alpha yields MTSATNGGRMPNSFFDSLAASAQEIDTACTLPPECYTGADFYEFEKDALYMREWLCVGRESFIPNPGDFFTTSMVGEPVIVSRTQAGEIAAMSAVCQHRAMLVAEGSGNARGFLCPYHHWSYALDGRLVAAPAMSKTCNFDKAANSLPRFKVELWLGFIFINFDQNAAPLAPRLADVEKAIAGYDLANAEGPRPGPADVHPWNWKVMFENNNDGYHASRLHAGPLHDFVPSGKAEFPESDPADAGFLRYNGTLHKDASFNATQRAVLPVFPGLSEEARNRFTFANVPPSLSLVMTSDMVIYLILRPNGPESLEMDTGLLFAPGAMADPTFEHKLDMNMRATSHIIAQDFHVDELVQVGLRSRFAPRGRYSWQEGAQVQFNKWLVKRYLEARDGGSATPAPLPVEPKVGVLAG; encoded by the coding sequence ATGACCTCAGCAACCAACGGCGGCCGCATGCCAAACAGTTTCTTCGATTCGCTCGCCGCTTCGGCGCAGGAGATCGATACCGCCTGCACCCTGCCGCCGGAGTGCTACACCGGCGCCGATTTCTACGAGTTCGAAAAGGACGCGCTCTATATGCGCGAGTGGCTGTGCGTGGGCCGCGAATCGTTCATCCCCAATCCGGGCGACTTCTTCACCACCAGCATGGTGGGCGAGCCGGTGATCGTCTCGCGCACGCAGGCCGGAGAGATCGCGGCGATGTCCGCCGTGTGCCAGCACCGCGCGATGCTGGTGGCCGAAGGCAGCGGCAATGCCCGTGGCTTCCTGTGCCCCTACCACCACTGGAGCTATGCACTCGACGGTCGCCTCGTCGCCGCGCCCGCGATGAGCAAGACCTGCAATTTCGACAAGGCCGCCAACAGCCTGCCGCGCTTCAAGGTGGAACTGTGGCTGGGCTTCATCTTCATCAACTTCGACCAGAACGCCGCCCCGCTCGCGCCGCGCCTTGCCGACGTGGAAAAGGCCATCGCCGGATACGATCTCGCCAATGCGGAAGGCCCCCGCCCCGGCCCTGCGGATGTCCATCCGTGGAACTGGAAGGTGATGTTCGAGAACAACAACGACGGTTATCATGCCAGCCGCCTGCACGCCGGGCCGCTGCATGACTTCGTGCCTTCGGGCAAGGCCGAGTTCCCCGAGAGCGATCCCGCCGATGCCGGGTTCCTGCGCTACAACGGCACGCTCCACAAGGACGCCAGCTTCAATGCCACCCAGCGCGCGGTGCTGCCGGTGTTCCCCGGCCTGTCGGAAGAAGCGCGCAACCGCTTCACCTTCGCCAACGTGCCGCCCTCGCTCAGCCTCGTCATGACCAGCGACATGGTGATCTACCTGATCCTGCGCCCCAACGGCCCGGAATCGCTGGAGATGGACACCGGCCTGCTGTTCGCCCCCGGCGCGATGGCGGACCCCACGTTCGAGCACAAGCTCGACATGAACATGCGCGCCACCTCGCACATCATCGCGCAGGATTTCCACGTCGACGAGCTGGTACAGGTCGGCCTGCGCTCGCGCTTCGCCCCGCGTGGCCGCTATTCCTGGCAGGAAGGCGCGCAAGTCCAGTTCAACAAGTGGCTGGTCAAGCGCTACCTCGAAGCGCGCGACGGCGGCTCGGCAACGCCAGCCCCGCTTCCGGTCGAACCGAAGGTCGGCGTGCTGGCAGGTTGA
- a CDS encoding VOC family protein, whose protein sequence is MTNTLIFVDFATDDPAAAGEFYAEVFGWENDARPHGIYHRMVPGGFFQHKDGTNSQIGNLHFGVFDAKNARPHPNPEGVEPRTLSTDGRKARIWVLVSDDDDPERILSTAEKLGGKVLWRNHYWAEFNGYNAAFADPWGNEILLWIKAGENPQIPADFTRE, encoded by the coding sequence ATGACCAACACTCTGATCTTCGTCGATTTCGCCACCGACGATCCCGCCGCCGCAGGGGAATTCTACGCCGAAGTCTTCGGCTGGGAGAACGACGCCCGCCCACACGGCATCTATCACCGCATGGTCCCCGGCGGCTTCTTCCAGCACAAGGACGGCACCAACAGCCAGATCGGCAACCTGCACTTCGGCGTGTTCGACGCGAAGAATGCACGCCCCCACCCCAATCCCGAAGGCGTGGAACCGCGCACGCTCTCCACCGATGGCCGCAAGGCGCGCATCTGGGTGCTGGTAAGCGATGACGACGATCCCGAGCGCATCCTGTCCACCGCCGAGAAGCTGGGCGGCAAGGTCCTGTGGCGCAACCATTACTGGGCCGAGTTCAACGGCTACAACGCCGCCTTCGCCGATCCGTGGGGCAACGAGATCCTGCTGTGGATCAAGGCCGGTGAGAACCCGCAGATCCCCGCCGATTTCACCCGCGAATAA
- a CDS encoding acetamidase/formamidase family protein, protein MATSSLSPASPAAPLREAVKPSALHHLRATPETIHWGYFSPEVPPALKVKSGDLVMAQAVTHHAGDDPDLMFDDDIRRIFTEVDPATRAPGCHIMTGPIYVEGAEPGDMLEVRYFQMTPRFNYGSNLQAEWGHLYKEFGETERVTIYKLDPVANTASALYAYDIEGKYGAPGRITQCPTCDRSPALPGITVPARPHLGTAGVAPAVNEPVSTIPPGLHGGNIDNWRIGAGATMFYPVQVKGGLFSIGDPHISQGDGEISGTAIEASLDVLFQIIVRKDFQFPSPLLETPDYWIVHGFGEDLDQAMKCASVDMLHLLTEHQGLSRHDGYSLMSVAADFGVTQVVDGTQGIHCKIERRIFPEKGVFKDPA, encoded by the coding sequence ATGGCCACGTCCAGCCTTTCCCCCGCATCCCCTGCCGCTCCGCTTCGCGAAGCTGTGAAGCCGAGCGCGCTGCATCACCTGCGGGCAACGCCCGAGACGATCCACTGGGGCTACTTCTCGCCGGAAGTTCCGCCTGCGCTCAAGGTCAAGAGCGGCGACCTCGTGATGGCGCAGGCCGTCACCCACCATGCGGGCGACGATCCGGATCTGATGTTCGACGACGACATCCGCCGCATCTTCACCGAGGTCGATCCCGCCACCCGCGCGCCGGGCTGCCACATCATGACCGGGCCGATCTATGTCGAGGGTGCAGAACCCGGTGACATGCTGGAAGTGCGCTATTTCCAGATGACGCCGCGCTTCAACTACGGCTCCAACCTGCAGGCCGAATGGGGGCACCTTTACAAGGAGTTCGGCGAAACCGAGCGCGTCACGATCTACAAGCTCGATCCCGTCGCCAACACCGCCAGCGCGCTCTATGCCTATGACATCGAAGGCAAGTACGGCGCGCCGGGGCGCATCACCCAGTGCCCGACGTGCGACCGTTCGCCCGCGCTTCCCGGCATCACCGTGCCTGCGCGCCCGCACCTGGGCACTGCAGGCGTGGCGCCTGCCGTCAACGAGCCGGTCAGCACCATTCCGCCCGGCCTTCACGGCGGCAACATCGACAACTGGCGCATCGGCGCAGGCGCGACGATGTTCTACCCGGTGCAGGTCAAGGGCGGCCTGTTCTCGATCGGCGATCCCCACATCAGCCAGGGCGACGGCGAGATCAGCGGCACCGCCATCGAGGCTTCGCTCGACGTGCTGTTCCAGATCATCGTGCGCAAGGACTTCCAGTTCCCCTCGCCGCTGCTGGAAACGCCCGACTACTGGATCGTCCATGGCTTCGGCGAGGACCTCGATCAGGCGATGAAGTGCGCCTCGGTGGACATGCTCCACCTGCTGACCGAACATCAGGGCCTTTCGCGCCATGACGGCTATTCACTGATGAGCGTCGCCGCCGACTTCGGCGTGACGCAGGTCGTCGATGGCACGCAGGGCATCCACTGCAAGATCGAACGCCGCATCTTCCCCGAGAAGGGCGTGTTCAAGGACCCTGCATAA
- a CDS encoding LLM class flavin-dependent oxidoreductase — MTQFEQTPFGMPSDHGGKDLGIFLPVANGGWILSKNKPELDGSYAYNRQCAVLAEAAGLDFVMSMSKFRGYGGETQHWEHSLDPVVLMAALAEVTSKVKVWTTIHTILQNPAVVAKMMATLDQVSKGRAGLNVVTGSYKGEFSQMGAWPDDVDHDGRYDLAQEWISAIKRLWTEDSVTMNGKYFQLEDCHSWPKPEKRPFLVCAGSSKKGMRFTSKEMDAIFLSGADAKSLGEASRAAKADAAELGRAVRTYSMMTVVFGETDEAAQAQAGHFREGLDEEALHGMMRAYGFLDAEIGKENDFTRKARSTFMTSAALGTPESVIEQLTELFEQAETDGLMLIFPDYHTGIPIFGEKVLPVLRERFPGRVNVPSHG, encoded by the coding sequence ATGACCCAGTTTGAACAGACCCCCTTCGGGATGCCGTCCGACCACGGCGGCAAGGATCTTGGCATCTTCCTGCCGGTCGCCAACGGAGGCTGGATTCTCTCGAAAAACAAGCCCGAACTGGACGGCTCCTATGCCTACAACCGCCAGTGTGCGGTGCTGGCCGAGGCAGCCGGGCTGGACTTCGTGATGTCGATGTCGAAGTTTCGCGGCTACGGCGGCGAGACCCAGCACTGGGAGCATTCGCTCGATCCGGTGGTGCTGATGGCGGCGCTGGCCGAAGTGACCAGCAAGGTGAAGGTCTGGACCACGATCCACACCATCCTCCAGAACCCCGCCGTCGTCGCCAAGATGATGGCGACGCTCGATCAGGTGTCGAAGGGGCGTGCGGGCCTCAATGTCGTGACCGGATCGTACAAAGGCGAGTTCTCGCAGATGGGCGCCTGGCCCGACGATGTCGACCATGATGGCCGTTACGACCTCGCGCAGGAATGGATCAGCGCGATCAAGCGGCTGTGGACCGAGGATTCGGTGACGATGAACGGCAAGTACTTCCAGCTGGAAGACTGCCATTCCTGGCCCAAGCCTGAAAAGCGCCCGTTCCTCGTCTGCGCCGGTTCCTCGAAGAAGGGCATGCGCTTCACCTCCAAGGAGATGGACGCGATCTTCCTGTCGGGCGCCGATGCGAAGTCCCTGGGCGAGGCGAGCCGTGCCGCCAAGGCCGATGCCGCCGAGCTGGGCCGCGCGGTGCGGACCTATTCGATGATGACGGTGGTGTTCGGCGAAACCGACGAGGCCGCGCAGGCACAGGCCGGGCACTTCCGCGAAGGACTCGACGAAGAGGCGCTGCATGGCATGATGCGCGCTTACGGCTTCCTCGATGCCGAGATCGGCAAGGAGAACGATTTCACCCGCAAGGCGCGCTCCACCTTCATGACGTCGGCGGCGCTCGGCACGCCCGAAAGCGTGATCGAGCAGCTCACCGAACTGTTCGAGCAGGCGGAAACCGACGGCCTGATGCTGATTTTCCCGGACTATCACACGGGCATTCCGATCTTCGGCGAAAAGGTGCTCCCGGTGCTGCGCGAGCGGTTCCCCGGACGCGTCAACGTGCCGAGCCACGGCTGA
- a CDS encoding peptidase M20, translated as MTQPFADAALAPYTVSEEECAAIAAAIDTDELVELALTLGNIPSRSREELAAAMHVHDWMKAEGFRPRLVGATPERPNVIGEYGGQGIPVHGGGANLLFTAHLDTESPSGIAEHDRFRYRESTLADPEWSKCWLDEEGRLRGYPVSNDRGPMSCFLIATKALKKAGIALAGKTWITACPGEIGPEPIEEFSGIAYNGKDIGAHYLFHHGGVAPDYAIAAEGTDFGLTWQGCGYALFKVSIFGQGMFTPILDAPEFAAEHPNPIYRLGAVIDALHAWGQDWERESVMETLSGAIHPKVQIASVRGGMPIDFGAGTEVCALYIEVSLSPRRKAAEAMHGITAAMRGLDLAGFEVEPVVVRHGFEANPAEVAPLVGAVAAATQLTRGEELQPAHPVYSSMWRDHNVFNMHRIPAVTTGMPRWRPTGADLASSALVYALTMLAICGRAEGGPASDGPTSVYGDNESPF; from the coding sequence ATGACCCAGCCTTTCGCCGATGCCGCCCTTGCGCCCTACACGGTCAGCGAGGAGGAGTGCGCTGCCATCGCAGCCGCAATCGACACCGACGAACTGGTCGAACTGGCGCTGACTTTGGGTAATATCCCCAGCCGCTCGCGCGAGGAACTGGCGGCGGCGATGCATGTGCATGACTGGATGAAGGCGGAGGGCTTCCGCCCGCGTCTGGTCGGCGCCACGCCCGAGCGGCCCAATGTGATCGGAGAATACGGCGGGCAGGGCATTCCGGTACACGGCGGCGGCGCGAACCTGCTGTTCACCGCGCATCTCGATACCGAGAGCCCCAGCGGCATCGCGGAACATGACAGGTTCCGCTACCGCGAGAGCACGCTGGCGGACCCGGAATGGTCGAAGTGCTGGCTCGACGAGGAAGGACGCCTGCGCGGCTATCCGGTCAGCAACGATCGCGGGCCGATGTCGTGCTTCCTGATCGCCACCAAGGCGCTGAAGAAGGCCGGGATCGCGCTCGCGGGCAAAACCTGGATCACCGCCTGTCCCGGCGAGATCGGTCCCGAGCCGATCGAGGAATTCTCCGGCATCGCTTATAACGGCAAGGACATTGGCGCGCATTACCTGTTCCATCACGGCGGGGTCGCGCCGGACTATGCGATCGCGGCGGAAGGCACCGACTTTGGCCTGACCTGGCAGGGTTGCGGCTATGCGTTGTTCAAGGTCTCGATCTTCGGGCAGGGCATGTTCACCCCGATCCTGGACGCGCCCGAGTTCGCCGCCGAGCATCCCAATCCGATCTATCGCCTGGGCGCGGTAATCGACGCGCTCCACGCCTGGGGGCAGGACTGGGAGCGCGAGAGTGTTATGGAGACGCTGAGCGGCGCGATCCATCCCAAGGTCCAGATCGCCTCGGTGCGCGGCGGCATGCCGATCGACTTCGGTGCAGGCACCGAAGTCTGCGCGCTCTATATCGAGGTTTCGCTCAGCCCCCGTCGTAAGGCGGCCGAGGCGATGCACGGGATTACCGCCGCCATGCGCGGGCTCGACCTTGCAGGCTTCGAGGTGGAGCCGGTGGTCGTGCGCCACGGCTTCGAGGCGAACCCTGCCGAAGTCGCGCCGCTGGTCGGTGCCGTCGCCGCCGCAACGCAACTGACGCGGGGCGAGGAACTGCAGCCCGCGCATCCGGTCTATTCCAGCATGTGGCGCGATCACAACGTGTTCAACATGCACCGCATTCCCGCCGTCACCACCGGCATGCCGCGCTGGCGTCCGACCGGAGCCGATCTTGCCTCCAGCGCGCTCGTCTATGCGCTGACGATGCTGGCGATCTGCGGGCGGGCGGAAGGTGGCCCCGCCAGTGACGGGCCGACCAGCGTCTATGGCGACAACGAGTCCCCGTTCTGA
- a CDS encoding ribokinase, producing MAVGGKGLNQAVAAARFGAGTRMAGAIGDDAEGAMLRAALVAEGVDVSALDVLADVPSGRATILIEPAGENMIAVVPGANLRARPEAAWQAIDAETRVLLAQNEVDIAEMERLFASDRAAGLTRILNAAPAVPEAARLFPLVDVLIVNQSECADFLGLDSEPQGVEDLDVVRRLLTRAGQSVVVTLGAGGSALVTHEDIVFAPAFAAPEVVDTSGAGDCFCGVLAACIDLGIGMEAALRYANAAASLSVGCKGAAPSMPIRADVDALVG from the coding sequence ATGGCGGTGGGTGGCAAGGGGCTCAATCAGGCGGTGGCCGCCGCGCGCTTCGGGGCCGGGACGCGCATGGCAGGAGCGATCGGTGACGATGCCGAAGGCGCGATGCTCCGGGCTGCGCTGGTGGCCGAGGGTGTCGATGTCTCCGCGCTCGATGTGCTTGCCGACGTGCCGAGCGGGCGGGCGACGATCCTGATCGAACCGGCGGGTGAGAACATGATCGCCGTCGTGCCCGGCGCTAACCTGCGCGCTCGGCCCGAAGCGGCATGGCAGGCGATCGACGCCGAAACGCGTGTGCTGCTGGCCCAGAACGAAGTGGACATCGCCGAGATGGAGCGATTGTTCGCCAGCGATCGCGCGGCGGGCCTCACGCGGATTCTCAACGCCGCGCCAGCGGTGCCGGAGGCCGCGCGGCTGTTCCCGCTGGTCGACGTGCTGATCGTCAACCAGAGCGAGTGCGCGGACTTCCTCGGCCTAGACAGCGAACCGCAGGGTGTCGAGGATCTGGACGTGGTGCGGCGGTTGCTGACCCGCGCCGGTCAGTCGGTGGTGGTGACACTGGGGGCAGGCGGCAGCGCGCTGGTGACGCACGAGGATATCGTGTTCGCACCGGCCTTCGCAGCGCCCGAAGTGGTCGATACCAGCGGTGCGGGAGACTGCTTCTGCGGCGTGCTGGCCGCGTGCATCGATCTGGGGATCGGAATGGAAGCGGCGCTGCGTTACGCCAACGCGGCGGCATCGCTTTCGGTGGGCTGCAAGGGCGCGGCGCCCTCGATGCCAATACGCGCGGACGTGGACGCGCTGGTGGGGTGA
- a CDS encoding cysteine hydrolase family protein: MTDLTIASVESLPHVAGADLPPMLDPARTALVIVDIQVDFAAPEGLIGSFGVDLAPAHAAIDRIEPMIAAARKAGASIAFLRVVTRPDSDSRALKLLMERRGEAGGEAICRAGSGGEDYWRLFPESGDIEIEKLLFDAFSGTDFDAQLKARGIDTVVMTGITTECCVDCTARTAFHLGYNVFLASDACAAYEPALHAGTLDVLRKNIGLLTTSADVIAAWR, translated from the coding sequence ATGACGGACCTCACCATCGCCTCGGTCGAGAGCCTGCCGCATGTCGCGGGCGCGGACCTGCCGCCGATGCTCGATCCGGCGCGCACCGCGCTCGTCATCGTCGACATTCAGGTGGACTTTGCCGCGCCCGAGGGCCTGATCGGCTCGTTCGGTGTCGATCTGGCACCTGCGCATGCCGCCATCGACCGGATCGAGCCGATGATCGCGGCAGCCCGCAAGGCCGGGGCGAGCATCGCCTTCCTGCGCGTCGTCACCCGGCCCGACAGTGACAGTCGCGCGCTCAAGCTGCTGATGGAGCGGCGCGGCGAAGCGGGCGGCGAGGCGATCTGCCGCGCAGGCTCGGGCGGTGAGGATTACTGGCGCCTGTTCCCCGAGAGCGGCGATATCGAGATCGAGAAGCTGCTGTTCGATGCGTTCTCGGGCACCGATTTCGATGCGCAGCTGAAAGCGCGCGGGATCGATACCGTGGTGATGACCGGCATTACGACCGAGTGCTGTGTTGACTGTACGGCACGCACCGCGTTCCATCTTGGCTACAACGTGTTCCTAGCCAGCGATGCCTGCGCCGCTTACGAACCGGCGCTGCATGCAGGCACGCTCGACGTGCTGCGCAAGAACATCGGCCTGCTGACCACCAGCGCCGATGTGATCGCGGCGTGGCGTTAG
- a CDS encoding SDR family NAD(P)-dependent oxidoreductase, with protein sequence MPRPRPGRAHLIALDLKDEAAIIAAIAEAEALTGGIDVLVNNAGYGMLGAIEEVSLEEAQALFDVNVFAPLRVIRAALPAMRARKAGHIINVTSVSGHAPWAGTGIYGASKYAFECIGQTLAQEVGPLGIKVMNVAPGGLRTDFAAGGLALSEAVIPDYDETAHVARRMLTAGAGQEKGDPVRAAAAILKALDAPEPPLHLFLGADALHYAEDQHAFVGQQMADWKDVSLSIAFEEA encoded by the coding sequence ATTCCTCGCCCTCGCCCCGGCCGCGCGCATCTGATCGCGCTGGACCTCAAGGACGAGGCCGCCATCATCGCCGCCATCGCCGAAGCCGAAGCTCTGACCGGCGGCATCGACGTGCTGGTCAACAACGCGGGCTACGGCATGCTCGGCGCGATCGAGGAAGTCTCGCTGGAGGAGGCGCAGGCGCTGTTCGACGTCAATGTCTTCGCGCCCTTGCGGGTGATCCGCGCGGCCCTGCCCGCGATGCGGGCGCGCAAGGCGGGACATATCATCAATGTCACCTCGGTCAGCGGCCATGCGCCCTGGGCGGGCACCGGTATTTACGGCGCCAGCAAGTATGCTTTCGAATGCATCGGTCAGACTTTGGCGCAGGAGGTCGGCCCGCTCGGCATCAAGGTGATGAACGTCGCCCCCGGCGGCCTGCGTACCGACTTCGCGGCGGGCGGGCTTGCCCTTTCGGAAGCGGTGATCCCCGATTACGACGAAACCGCCCATGTCGCGCGTCGGATGCTGACCGCAGGCGCGGGGCAGGAAAAGGGCGATCCGGTCCGCGCCGCCGCCGCGATCCTGAAGGCGCTCGACGCACCCGAGCCGCCGCTGCATCTGTTCCTGGGTGCGGACGCGCTGCACTATGCCGAAGACCAGCACGCCTTCGTGGGCCAGCAGATGGCGGACTGGAAGGACGTCTCGCTCTCGATCGCGTTCGAGGAGGCCTGA
- a CDS encoding TauD/TfdA dioxygenase family protein — protein sequence MEYETIEVRPMTRRIGAEIFGVDLTRPLGNQTYAEVREALLRHQVIFFRDQQIDHDAHKAFGAAFGPLAIHSAVKGIDGYPEIVAIHADENSKFVAGEDWHSDLSCNEEPPLGSILYMHTLPSDGGDTLFASMYDAYEALSPAMKAFLDPLTAVHDANPVYKALFPDDPRTYPCNTHPVIRTHPETGRKLLFVNSSYTTKIAELEPGESKAVLEYLFQHVKNPNFQVRFRWQKHSIAFWDNRCTQHFATWDYFPDVRSGYRVTVAGDRPF from the coding sequence GTGGAATACGAAACGATCGAAGTGCGCCCCATGACCCGCCGCATCGGCGCGGAGATCTTCGGCGTCGACCTGACCCGCCCGCTCGGCAACCAGACCTATGCCGAAGTACGCGAGGCGCTGCTGCGCCATCAGGTGATCTTCTTCCGCGATCAGCAGATCGACCACGACGCGCACAAGGCCTTCGGTGCCGCCTTCGGCCCGCTGGCGATCCATTCGGCGGTCAAGGGCATTGACGGCTACCCGGAAATCGTCGCGATCCACGCCGATGAAAACAGCAAGTTCGTGGCGGGCGAGGACTGGCACTCTGACCTGTCATGCAACGAGGAGCCGCCGCTGGGCTCGATTCTCTACATGCACACGCTGCCGTCCGACGGCGGCGATACGCTGTTCGCCAGCATGTACGATGCCTATGAGGCGCTATCCCCGGCGATGAAGGCGTTCCTCGATCCACTGACCGCCGTGCATGACGCGAACCCGGTCTACAAGGCGCTGTTTCCCGACGATCCGCGCACTTATCCGTGCAACACCCATCCGGTGATCCGCACCCATCCCGAGACCGGGCGCAAGCTGCTCTTCGTCAATTCCTCGTACACCACCAAGATCGCCGAGCTGGAGCCGGGCGAGAGCAAGGCCGTGCTCGAATACCTGTTCCAGCATGTGAAGAACCCGAACTTCCAGGTTCGCTTCCGCTGGCAGAAGCACTCTATCGCCTTCTGGGACAACCGCTGCACCCAGCACTTCGCGACGTGGGACTATTTCCCCGACGTCCGCTCAGGCTACCGCGTGACTGTGGCGGGAGACCGCCCGTTCTGA